One region of Halomonas huangheensis genomic DNA includes:
- the glp gene encoding gephyrin-like molybdotransferase Glp, whose product MSLALSCFEPGDHMLSVEQARQAVLGLIKAPLASERVALAEAHGRVLSEPVFASFDVPGHTNAAMDGIALAWPQVAEADQHGDAEVASRGRQWLRVGEALAGRPFAGVIGAGECVVITTGAPLPTGTDTVIMQEQVEAQGDLFSICDPQLVRTGQNVRQAGEDIACGATALAAGTRLDAAALGMLASLGFAEVAVRRRARVAVFSTGDEVTAPGERRGAAAIYDANRFSLMGLLREQGAEVMDLGIIVDDRQALIVGLRRAASMADLVVSSGGVSTGQADHTRAALEQLGRLAVWRIALRPGRPMACGLLTEREVPFLGLPGNPVACMVTALCFMIPMLRVMQGRESITESWQGIAESHFESRAGRTDFCRGVYRVDQQGNLRVVNTGEQGSGILSSMVAANCLVELSEQSSGAGPGDMVAIHPLSKFV is encoded by the coding sequence ATGAGTCTTGCTCTGTCGTGCTTCGAACCCGGCGATCATATGCTGAGTGTCGAGCAGGCCAGGCAGGCGGTGCTGGGTCTGATCAAGGCACCGCTAGCCAGTGAGCGCGTCGCTTTGGCTGAGGCACATGGGCGAGTGCTCTCCGAGCCCGTATTCGCCAGCTTCGATGTGCCGGGGCACACCAATGCGGCAATGGATGGAATTGCCCTGGCCTGGCCGCAGGTTGCGGAGGCCGATCAGCACGGCGATGCAGAAGTGGCCAGTAGGGGCCGTCAATGGCTGCGTGTTGGCGAAGCATTGGCCGGGCGTCCCTTTGCGGGTGTCATTGGCGCTGGTGAGTGCGTTGTGATCACCACTGGAGCACCGTTACCAACGGGTACTGACACGGTGATCATGCAGGAGCAGGTTGAAGCACAAGGAGACCTGTTCAGTATCTGTGACCCACAGCTCGTGCGAACCGGACAGAACGTTCGTCAGGCTGGTGAGGATATTGCCTGCGGTGCGACGGCGCTGGCCGCAGGTACACGTCTTGATGCGGCAGCCCTTGGCATGCTGGCCTCTCTGGGATTCGCCGAGGTTGCGGTCAGGCGTAGGGCGCGGGTGGCGGTCTTCTCTACGGGAGATGAAGTGACTGCGCCAGGCGAGCGTCGCGGAGCGGCTGCCATTTATGACGCCAACCGGTTCTCGCTTATGGGATTGTTGCGCGAGCAGGGCGCAGAGGTCATGGATCTGGGAATCATCGTCGATGATCGACAGGCGTTGATTGTGGGGTTGCGGAGGGCGGCCTCTATGGCAGATCTGGTGGTTTCCAGCGGTGGCGTGTCTACGGGACAGGCCGATCATACCCGTGCGGCGCTTGAGCAGCTCGGGCGATTGGCGGTATGGCGTATTGCTCTGCGTCCGGGGCGGCCCATGGCCTGTGGTCTGTTGACGGAACGTGAAGTGCCGTTTCTGGGCCTGCCCGGTAATCCCGTCGCCTGCATGGTCACTGCGCTATGCTTCATGATACCGATGCTACGCGTGATGCAGGGCAGGGAGTCCATTACTGAAAGTTGGCAAGGTATCGCCGAAAGTCACTTCGAAAGCCGGGCCGGTCGTACCGATTTCTGCCGTGGTGTTTATCGTGTTGATCAGCAGGGTAACTTGCGCGTGGTCAATACGGGGGAACAGGGGTCCGGTATTCTATCGTCCATGGTGGCGGCCAATTGTCTGGTCGAGCTCAGCGAGCAAAGCAGCGGTGCTGGGCCAGGTGATATGGTGGCAATTCATCCACTATCCAAATTTGTGTGA
- the moaC gene encoding cyclic pyranopterin monophosphate synthase MoaC: MTLTHLNARGEASMVDVSDKASTRREATASGAIYMAPATLALLTDGKLPKGDVLATARIAGIQAAKRTHELIPLCHQLALSGVAVDFDIDTEQGCVLVSATCRLAGRTGVEMEALTAVSVACLTLYDMCKAVDKDMEISRIHLDAKQGGRSGVYQRGALSAGRGAVVSAVSEDPIVTGQGASGEMDLGLVPGAEQCVRVKCLAELRERLGIGEVVVPLDRLPSADVAGLKTALKSMDPRFAGLDQGRVLCAVNQVMAGDGTHLTSEDEVAFFPPVTGG, translated from the coding sequence ATGACGCTTACCCATCTCAATGCACGTGGCGAGGCCAGCATGGTCGATGTGAGCGACAAGGCCTCCACCAGGCGTGAGGCAACGGCGAGCGGTGCTATCTATATGGCTCCCGCCACGCTGGCATTGTTGACGGATGGCAAACTGCCCAAGGGCGATGTGCTGGCTACTGCACGCATTGCCGGAATCCAGGCGGCCAAGCGTACTCATGAGTTGATCCCGCTATGCCACCAGTTGGCATTGTCGGGAGTGGCTGTCGATTTCGATATCGATACAGAGCAGGGGTGTGTTCTTGTGTCGGCGACCTGTCGTCTGGCCGGGCGCACCGGAGTGGAAATGGAAGCGCTGACGGCAGTATCTGTTGCCTGTTTGACGTTGTATGACATGTGCAAGGCCGTCGACAAGGATATGGAAATTTCGCGGATCCATCTCGATGCCAAGCAGGGTGGCCGCTCCGGCGTCTATCAACGAGGCGCCTTGTCGGCGGGCCGCGGTGCGGTCGTATCGGCGGTAAGCGAAGATCCGATTGTCACCGGGCAGGGCGCGAGCGGAGAGATGGATCTGGGATTGGTCCCGGGCGCCGAGCAGTGTGTGCGCGTCAAATGTCTTGCAGAGTTGCGGGAACGGTTGGGGATTGGTGAAGTGGTTGTACCTCTGGACCGCTTGCCGAGTGCCGATGTCGCCGGTCTGAAGACCGCACTGAAGTCCATGGATCCACGCTTTGCCGGACTGGATCAGGGGCGTGTACTCTGTGCCGTCAATCAAGTAATGGCGGGTGATGGCACGCATTTGACCAGTGAGGACGAGGTGGCCTTCTTTCCTCCGGTCACTGGAGGCTGA
- the moaE gene encoding molybdopterin synthase catalytic subunit MoaE, which produces MIKVQYEPFDAGQEQQSLLAGRTDIGAVVSFTGLVRDFNECPDVEALTLEHYPGMTEASLVQIADEAHQRWSLSGLTLIHRVGRLAPGDPIVLVIVASEHRRAAYEACEFLMDYLKTRAPFWKKEHTASGDYWVSEREQDHADAQRWEVGTS; this is translated from the coding sequence ATGATAAAAGTTCAGTACGAGCCGTTTGATGCCGGGCAGGAACAACAGTCGCTGTTGGCTGGTCGCACAGATATCGGGGCAGTGGTAAGTTTTACTGGCTTGGTACGTGACTTCAATGAATGCCCGGATGTCGAGGCGCTGACGTTGGAGCATTATCCTGGCATGACCGAGGCGAGTCTCGTGCAGATTGCCGACGAAGCGCATCAGCGTTGGTCCTTGTCGGGGTTGACGCTGATTCATCGCGTTGGGCGTCTGGCACCTGGCGACCCTATTGTGCTGGTTATCGTGGCCAGTGAGCACCGTCGTGCCGCCTATGAAGCCTGTGAATTTCTCATGGATTATCTCAAGACACGTGCTCCGTTCTGGAAGAAGGAACATACCGCCAGCGGCGACTACTGGGTGTCTGAGCGGGAACAGGATCATGCGGATGCCCAGCGGTGGGAGGTAGGTACATCATGA
- the moaA gene encoding GTP 3',8-cyclase MoaA has product MTTQQLIDDFGRRVSYVRLSVTDRCDFRCVYCMSEEMTFLPRAQVLTLEEISQIARAFTELGVEKIRLTGGEPLVRRNISELVSNIGSLPGLKDFTMTTNGAGLRRYADDLRRGGMSRLNISLDSLDPERFRRLTRTGDLSKVIDGIHAAKDAGFERIKLNAVVLKGRNDDEVVDLVDFARRHQLDISFIEEMPLGDVSDHSRAETYCSSDEVREVIEPYYPLTQTTEATAGPSRYFRMADSGTRVGFISPHSHNFCSSCNRVRVTVEGRLLLCLGNEHSVDLRAVLRRYPGDGERLKQTIIEAMALKPERHYFKTDGDVQIVRFMNMTGG; this is encoded by the coding sequence ATGACGACACAGCAGTTGATCGATGATTTTGGTCGCAGGGTTTCCTATGTTCGTCTTTCCGTGACGGATCGTTGCGATTTTCGTTGTGTTTATTGCATGAGTGAGGAGATGACCTTCCTGCCTCGCGCACAGGTGCTGACGTTGGAGGAAATCTCGCAGATTGCCAGAGCGTTCACTGAGCTGGGTGTCGAGAAGATCCGGTTGACTGGCGGTGAACCGCTGGTGCGTCGCAATATTTCCGAGCTGGTGAGTAACATCGGTAGTTTGCCGGGGCTCAAGGATTTCACCATGACCACCAATGGCGCAGGGTTGCGCCGTTATGCTGATGATCTGCGTCGCGGCGGGATGTCACGACTGAATATCAGCCTCGACTCCCTGGATCCAGAGCGTTTTCGTCGTCTGACTCGTACCGGTGATTTGAGCAAGGTTATCGATGGAATTCATGCGGCAAAGGACGCGGGCTTCGAGCGCATCAAGCTCAATGCGGTGGTGCTCAAGGGACGCAATGATGACGAAGTGGTGGATCTGGTTGATTTCGCGCGCCGGCACCAGCTCGATATCAGTTTTATTGAGGAAATGCCGCTTGGCGATGTCTCCGATCACTCAAGAGCTGAAACCTATTGTTCCAGTGATGAGGTCCGGGAGGTTATCGAGCCATATTATCCGTTGACCCAGACCACTGAAGCCACGGCTGGTCCATCGCGTTACTTCCGTATGGCGGATAGTGGTACTCGGGTCGGTTTCATTTCGCCTCATAGCCATAATTTCTGCAGCAGTTGTAACCGTGTTCGTGTCACCGTGGAAGGGCGCTTGCTGTTGTGTCTCGGCAACGAGCATTCTGTTGACCTTCGCGCTGTGCTTCGCCGCTACCCCGGTGATGGTGAGCGCCTCAAGCAGACCATCATCGAAGCCATGGCGTTGAAGCCTGAGCGCCATTATTTCAAGACCGATGGTGATGTTCAGATAGTACGTTTCATGAACATGACCGGTGGTTGA
- a CDS encoding ribonuclease J: MNLTLYGYLDSWIAVDCGMLIRQDLDGNPLQVPDPQAFKACNITPEALIITHGHEDHIGAVVWLWPNWGCPIYATPLAAEMLRTRFAEHGLATASIKVIEPGEACSSDAFNVRFLPVTHSIPESCALIMEAGGHRILHTGDWKIDPDPVIGAPVDEQLFRSLAPVDLVVGDSTNANILGRSHSERQVARALTETIGKCSGRVVVSCFASNLARVLSIARAAASCNRRVSLLGRSMERMVAIARQLDYFDDFPALVPASDLGYLPADEVLVIATGSQGEPRAALSRLAQGRHPHFELTTGDSVIFSAKAIPGNEHLIERLKRGLKRFEVNILDEFSHPQLHASGHPAQEELESLYHWVKPAHLLPVHGEPVHQTAHADLARGMGITANLLPSNGDMIHFDDSGLRLEQRFPQQVRLVQRNALSPVKSDTQARISRHGTLFIAITLAATTTGWTRIGRLLLDTSESSPLDEDSFCDWLDEQLDDIATDTLAGLRRLLHPRIGSWLSDHVQHTPDIQLQLMATETEYLVDSVP; encoded by the coding sequence ATGAACCTGACCCTATACGGCTATCTCGACAGTTGGATCGCCGTAGATTGCGGCATGCTGATTCGCCAGGACCTCGACGGCAACCCCCTGCAGGTTCCCGATCCTCAAGCGTTCAAGGCATGCAATATCACGCCGGAAGCCCTGATCATCACCCACGGACATGAAGACCATATCGGTGCAGTGGTGTGGCTGTGGCCAAACTGGGGCTGCCCGATATACGCCACACCACTGGCGGCGGAAATGCTTCGCACACGCTTCGCCGAGCATGGGCTGGCTACCGCCTCGATCAAGGTCATCGAACCCGGTGAAGCCTGCAGCAGCGACGCCTTCAACGTACGCTTTCTCCCAGTGACACACTCCATCCCGGAGAGTTGCGCACTCATCATGGAGGCTGGGGGGCATCGTATTCTGCATACCGGTGACTGGAAGATCGATCCCGACCCAGTGATCGGTGCTCCGGTCGATGAGCAGTTATTCCGTAGTCTGGCACCGGTAGACCTGGTGGTTGGCGATTCCACCAACGCCAATATCCTCGGCCGTTCGCACAGCGAACGCCAGGTGGCCAGAGCGCTGACCGAGACCATCGGTAAATGCTCTGGCCGTGTCGTGGTCAGTTGCTTTGCCAGCAATCTGGCTCGAGTGCTGTCGATTGCGCGCGCCGCAGCATCCTGCAATAGACGTGTCAGCCTGCTGGGTCGCTCGATGGAGAGAATGGTCGCCATCGCCAGGCAGCTCGACTACTTCGACGACTTTCCAGCATTGGTTCCCGCCTCCGATCTCGGCTATCTACCTGCCGACGAAGTGCTGGTAATTGCCACCGGCAGCCAAGGCGAGCCTCGCGCCGCGCTATCGAGACTGGCACAGGGGCGACACCCCCATTTCGAGCTGACCACCGGTGATAGCGTGATCTTCTCGGCCAAGGCCATTCCGGGAAATGAGCATCTCATTGAGCGACTCAAGAGAGGATTGAAACGTTTCGAGGTCAATATTCTCGACGAATTTTCACATCCGCAACTGCATGCGTCAGGCCATCCTGCCCAGGAGGAACTCGAAAGCCTTTATCACTGGGTGAAACCTGCGCATCTACTGCCAGTACACGGTGAGCCTGTTCACCAGACTGCGCATGCAGATCTAGCCAGAGGCATGGGTATCACCGCAAACCTATTGCCGAGCAATGGCGATATGATTCATTTCGATGACAGCGGACTACGCCTTGAACAGCGGTTTCCCCAGCAAGTTCGCCTCGTGCAACGCAATGCACTGAGTCCCGTGAAATCAGACACGCAAGCTCGAATCTCTCGACATGGCACCCTGTTCATAGCCATTACCCTGGCAGCCACTACGACAGGCTGGACACGCATCGGGCGCCTGCTACTTGATACCAGTGAAAGCAGCCCACTGGACGAAGATAGCTTCTGCGACTGGCTGGATGAACAGCTCGATGATATTGCCACAGACACCCTGGCAGGACTGAGACGACTTCTACACCCCCGAATCGGAAGTTGGCTATCTGACCATGTACAGCACACTCCGGATATCCAACTGCAATTGATGGCCACCGAAACAGAATATCTTGTCGATAGCGTGCCCTAG
- the purU gene encoding formyltetrahydrofolate deformylase: MSHFYRLVVSCPDRLGIVARVSNFIAGHGGSITEASQHSDLETGRFFMRYEILADSIGMTLEELREAFEPVAREFDMQWALRDTQQRQRVVLMVSRESHCLVDLLYRWTAEGLDCDVVAVVSNHDDLRSMVEWHGIPYHHVPVTPETRPQAFAQVEQLIGEYQADTIVLARYMQILPPDLCRNYAGRVINIHHSFLPSFAGARPYHQAYQRGVKLIGATCHYVTEELDAGPIIEQDIHRVSHCHTPTDLVRFGRDVEKTVLARGLRWHLEDRVIIHGNKTVVFA; encoded by the coding sequence ATGTCACATTTTTATCGTCTGGTGGTGTCCTGCCCCGATCGTCTGGGCATCGTGGCAAGAGTGTCGAATTTCATTGCCGGTCACGGGGGATCCATTACCGAGGCCAGCCAGCACTCGGACCTCGAAACCGGACGGTTCTTCATGCGTTACGAGATTCTTGCTGATTCGATTGGCATGACGCTGGAAGAACTTCGTGAGGCTTTTGAGCCTGTCGCGAGAGAGTTCGATATGCAGTGGGCGTTGCGCGATACCCAGCAGCGTCAACGGGTGGTGTTGATGGTGTCGCGAGAGTCCCACTGCCTGGTGGATCTGTTGTACCGCTGGACGGCGGAAGGACTGGATTGCGATGTCGTGGCGGTGGTGTCCAACCATGATGACCTACGCAGCATGGTCGAATGGCATGGCATACCCTACCATCATGTGCCGGTGACCCCGGAGACCCGACCTCAGGCCTTTGCTCAGGTCGAGCAACTGATCGGAGAGTATCAGGCGGACACCATCGTGCTGGCTCGCTACATGCAGATACTGCCGCCGGACCTGTGCCGCAACTACGCGGGCCGGGTGATCAATATCCACCACAGCTTCCTGCCATCCTTCGCCGGAGCCAGGCCCTATCACCAGGCCTATCAGCGTGGAGTCAAGCTGATTGGTGCGACCTGCCACTATGTGACCGAGGAGCTGGATGCTGGCCCGATCATCGAGCAGGACATCCATCGTGTCAGCCATTGCCACACGCCCACCGATCTGGTGCGTTTTGGTCGTGACGTAGAGAAGACAGTACTGGCACGTGGCCTGCGGTGGCACCTCGAGGATCGTGTGATCATCCACGGTAACAAGACGGTGGTCTTTGCCTGA
- the nadB gene encoding L-aspartate oxidase: protein MNQAPIDVLIIGGGVAGLSMALEIADHRPVTLLRPGEEAQGASRWAQGGIAAVLAPTDNVEAHIQDTLVAGDGLCEKAAVRFTVEQGPSAIQWLLAMGVPFTPDPDPDASYPYHLTREGGHNTRRIIHADDATGRAVTDTLLDKVASHPEIQIRDDLTAIELIGDLAGACRGARCIDVNGELHELLAGDTVLATGGASGLYRHTTSPSPASGEGMAMAWELGAELANLEFQQFHPTCLYDPEGPPFLISEAVRGEGGILLDIHGQRFMPDIDERAELAPRDVVARAIDSRMQQCGSDHVLLDVRHLGAENIRHHFPTIYAHCFGRGLDITQQPIPVVPAAHYSCGGIATDLNGATGVRGLYAVGEVAYTGLHGANRMASNSLLECLVFARAAAQHLHQPTKNHTAELVGTQWGGPQIDKQQIQQWRSRMREIMSARVAIVRSDTGLDEAFQQLQQLEQKMQNHCRNAAPSTDLAACRQALTLSLLTVTCARQRRESRGLHFNPDCTVHADPHPQPSRMRRG, encoded by the coding sequence ATGAACCAGGCCCCCATTGATGTACTGATAATCGGCGGTGGTGTCGCCGGCCTGTCCATGGCGCTGGAGATCGCGGATCACCGGCCCGTAACCCTGTTGCGGCCCGGTGAAGAAGCACAGGGCGCAAGTCGCTGGGCTCAAGGGGGAATTGCCGCGGTACTGGCACCGACCGACAACGTCGAGGCCCATATTCAGGACACCCTGGTTGCCGGTGATGGTCTCTGCGAGAAAGCCGCAGTGCGCTTCACCGTCGAGCAAGGACCTTCAGCCATCCAGTGGCTACTGGCGATGGGCGTGCCCTTCACTCCCGACCCCGATCCCGACGCGAGCTATCCTTATCACCTGACTCGAGAAGGTGGACACAATACGCGGCGCATCATCCATGCCGATGACGCCACTGGACGCGCTGTCACCGACACCCTGCTCGACAAGGTCGCATCACATCCGGAGATCCAGATCCGCGACGACCTTACTGCCATCGAGCTGATCGGTGATCTCGCTGGTGCCTGTCGCGGCGCCCGCTGTATTGATGTCAACGGCGAGCTTCATGAGCTTCTCGCAGGTGATACGGTACTGGCAACCGGCGGCGCCAGCGGCCTGTATCGTCACACCACAAGCCCCAGCCCAGCGAGTGGCGAAGGCATGGCGATGGCATGGGAACTTGGCGCGGAGCTGGCCAACCTGGAGTTCCAGCAATTCCACCCCACCTGTCTTTACGATCCCGAAGGGCCACCGTTCCTGATCAGCGAGGCGGTACGCGGCGAAGGTGGAATCCTGCTCGACATCCATGGCCAACGTTTCATGCCGGACATTGATGAGCGTGCGGAACTGGCGCCCCGCGACGTAGTGGCCCGCGCCATCGACTCGCGGATGCAGCAGTGTGGCAGCGATCATGTGTTGCTGGATGTCCGCCATCTGGGAGCGGAGAACATCCGCCATCACTTCCCGACCATCTACGCTCACTGCTTCGGTCGCGGCCTCGACATCACCCAACAGCCGATTCCGGTGGTTCCCGCCGCTCACTACAGCTGTGGCGGCATCGCCACGGATCTGAACGGCGCCACCGGCGTCCGTGGACTGTATGCTGTGGGCGAAGTAGCCTATACCGGGCTGCATGGTGCCAACCGCATGGCCAGCAATTCTCTGCTCGAATGCCTGGTATTCGCTCGTGCGGCAGCACAGCATCTGCATCAGCCAACCAAGAACCACACCGCAGAGTTGGTCGGCACCCAATGGGGTGGCCCCCAGATCGACAAGCAACAGATTCAGCAATGGCGGAGCCGTATGCGCGAGATCATGAGCGCAAGAGTCGCCATCGTGCGCAGCGATACAGGACTCGATGAAGCGTTTCAGCAACTCCAGCAACTCGAACAGAAGATGCAGAATCACTGCCGGAATGCAGCACCCAGTACCGATCTGGCAGCCTGTCGCCAGGCACTGACACTATCGTTGCTGACGGTCACCTGCGCGCGGCAACGGCGAGAATCCCGTGGCCTGCATTTCAATCCAGACTGCACAGTTCACGCCGATCCTCACCCCCAACCTTCTCGGATGCGCCGCGGCTGA
- a CDS encoding FUSC family protein gives MLLGRLRDPYTNYRYRRLFHVLRVSLALTVTFAIVHLFPMQHSGWALVSTVMVMGNLPHIGGVLDKGRQRLVGTLVGAGIGLMLISLPIPGWGVQVGALIAIAIATWVVFSSRQAYAGLMFAISLLLVIGNGAPDFSVALWRSADVLIGTLIGIAATLVVLPHKATDVMRFMLADNLDRLARLYHAHTSATAAPGVDTRELLKATTSLLVKQRGLTDAVHREGRLTRQEVDELVSYQRRMLSTIELLLESHWTTREGHDRIDAMQGLRDQQHTLARDLSTLAFHVRTGQTVSADIRPFELQGFADLASGARGADGRMLFSPSGYLWLNRELARVASSTAVRLASLERLPSKRLRLRAGRHGLHEASHLDSKEGSQHEPGPH, from the coding sequence ATGCTGCTGGGCCGCCTGCGAGACCCATATACCAATTACCGTTACCGGCGACTCTTTCATGTGCTGCGGGTCAGCCTGGCCCTGACAGTCACCTTTGCCATCGTCCACCTGTTCCCCATGCAACACAGCGGTTGGGCGTTGGTCAGTACCGTGATGGTGATGGGCAACCTGCCGCATATCGGTGGTGTCCTCGACAAGGGCCGCCAGCGCCTGGTAGGCACCCTCGTCGGTGCCGGTATCGGGCTGATGCTGATCAGCTTGCCGATTCCCGGCTGGGGAGTCCAGGTCGGGGCGCTGATCGCCATTGCCATAGCCACCTGGGTGGTGTTTTCCAGTCGACAGGCCTATGCCGGACTGATGTTTGCCATCAGCCTGTTGCTGGTCATCGGCAATGGTGCGCCGGACTTCAGCGTTGCCCTATGGCGCAGTGCTGATGTCCTGATCGGCACCTTGATCGGTATCGCCGCTACCCTGGTCGTGCTGCCCCACAAGGCGACTGACGTGATGCGTTTCATGCTGGCTGACAACCTTGACCGACTCGCACGCCTCTATCATGCCCACACTTCTGCGACCGCCGCGCCAGGGGTAGATACTCGTGAGCTGCTCAAGGCCACCACTTCTCTGCTGGTAAAACAGCGCGGTCTGACCGACGCAGTTCACCGCGAAGGCCGCCTGACTCGCCAGGAAGTCGACGAACTGGTCTCTTATCAACGTCGCATGCTGTCAACCATCGAGCTGCTACTCGAGTCCCACTGGACGACGCGCGAGGGGCACGACCGCATCGATGCGATGCAAGGATTGCGTGACCAGCAACATACTCTGGCCCGGGACCTCAGCACCCTCGCCTTTCACGTCCGTACTGGGCAGACCGTCTCGGCAGATATCCGGCCCTTCGAGCTACAGGGTTTCGCCGATCTGGCCAGCGGTGCCAGAGGCGCCGATGGCCGTATGCTGTTCAGTCCCAGTGGCTATCTGTGGTTGAATCGCGAACTGGCCCGAGTCGCCTCGAGCACCGCCGTGCGACTCGCCAGCCTCGAGCGCCTACCAAGCAAGCGCCTGCGCCTGCGTGCAGGTCGCCACGGGCTTCACGAGGCCTCGCACCTCGACAGCAAGGAAGGAAGTCAGCATGAACCAGGCCCCCATTGA
- the corA gene encoding magnesium/cobalt transporter CorA, with amino-acid sequence MLRLFRIEGGLIQEIQCADEEKELHLKDAQWIDAHEPDQEERSLLERILHTDIPESDEVDEIEASARCFMDQAGIHIHSLFLSPSEGRHHTVSVACILQTTRLITIREDEIADFRLLRMRARRQQVEVQSPQGLMVTLLEQKVENQADTIEDIHRQLEGVSYSVLEDEDSELEDAISKLARLEDSNGKARLCLMDTQRDISFLLRHLHTQPDQLETLREIMRDIETLMSHTTFLFDKINFLMDSTQGFINIQQNQIIKIFSIAAVVFLPPTLIASIYGMNFAHMPELDWLLGYPWAIGLMIGAGIAPYWYFKRKGWL; translated from the coding sequence ATGTTGAGGCTATTCAGGATAGAAGGTGGGCTGATTCAAGAGATCCAATGTGCCGACGAGGAGAAGGAACTGCACCTCAAGGACGCTCAATGGATTGATGCTCACGAGCCCGATCAGGAAGAGCGTTCACTTCTGGAGCGAATACTGCACACGGATATCCCGGAGTCAGATGAGGTCGATGAGATTGAAGCATCGGCACGCTGCTTCATGGATCAGGCTGGTATTCATATCCATTCTCTGTTCCTGTCGCCATCCGAGGGTCGTCACCATACCGTCTCCGTGGCCTGCATTCTGCAAACGACCCGGTTGATCACGATTCGCGAGGACGAAATAGCGGATTTTCGTCTACTCCGCATGCGAGCGCGTCGTCAACAGGTCGAGGTGCAGAGCCCCCAGGGATTGATGGTGACACTGCTTGAGCAGAAGGTGGAGAACCAGGCCGACACCATCGAGGATATACATCGGCAGTTGGAAGGCGTCAGCTATTCCGTGCTGGAAGATGAAGACTCCGAGCTGGAAGATGCCATCAGCAAGCTGGCGCGCCTGGAAGACAGTAATGGCAAGGCACGGTTGTGCCTGATGGACACCCAGCGCGATATTTCCTTTCTACTGCGCCATTTGCATACCCAGCCGGATCAGTTGGAGACGCTGCGCGAGATCATGCGTGATATCGAGACACTGATGTCGCACACCACCTTTCTGTTCGACAAGATCAACTTCCTGATGGATTCCACCCAGGGCTTCATCAATATTCAGCAGAATCAGATCATCAAGATATTCTCCATCGCGGCGGTGGTCTTTCTGCCGCCGACGTTGATTGCCAGTATCTACGGCATGAACTTCGCGCATATGCCGGAGTTGGACTGGCTGCTGGGCTATCCATGGGCCATCGGATTGATGATCGGTGCAGGCATTGCGCCGTACTGGTATTTCAAGCGCAAGGGTTGGCTGTAG
- a CDS encoding aspartate-semialdehyde dehydrogenase, which produces MKKVAVVGCTGAVGMTMLQLLESTDYNVVCMASERSAGRRLKVRNTEHLIEAFTVESCALCDIVFLCVSGDFALEYGEHLAKNSYVIDNSSAFRYHKEIPLLVPPINGQHYKGEKLIANPNCSSAIALMVLGPLHNAFGLDSVIISTYQAASGAGQPAMLELREKARDFSDYGDQNDSESFTHNLAFNVIPHVDSFEDNGYTREEMKVVWELRKVLGDPGLAISTTAVRVPSLRSHAESLSLHFKQHIQSLDQVRDLLHAAPGVEVVDDPKKGAYQMPMTSTYKHAVEVGRIRYNLIYGEHGLDLFISGDQLLRGAALNAFEIMQLVSD; this is translated from the coding sequence ATGAAGAAGGTCGCCGTGGTGGGTTGCACTGGTGCAGTGGGCATGACCATGCTGCAGTTGCTTGAAAGCACAGACTATAATGTTGTCTGCATGGCCTCTGAACGTTCTGCCGGCAGGAGACTCAAGGTCAGGAATACCGAACACTTGATCGAAGCCTTTACGGTCGAAAGCTGTGCCTTGTGTGACATCGTCTTCTTGTGTGTTTCCGGGGATTTTGCCTTGGAATATGGCGAGCATCTAGCTAAAAACTCTTATGTCATCGATAACTCGTCGGCTTTCCGCTATCACAAGGAGATCCCACTACTCGTACCTCCGATCAATGGCCAGCATTACAAGGGTGAAAAACTCATTGCAAACCCCAATTGCTCTTCGGCTATTGCATTGATGGTGCTGGGTCCATTGCATAACGCCTTTGGACTAGACAGTGTGATCATCTCTACTTATCAAGCAGCCAGTGGGGCTGGGCAACCCGCGATGCTGGAGTTGCGGGAAAAGGCAAGGGACTTTAGTGACTATGGCGACCAGAATGATAGTGAAAGCTTTACCCATAACCTGGCCTTTAACGTAATTCCCCATGTCGACTCGTTTGAGGACAATGGCTACACCCGTGAAGAAATGAAAGTAGTCTGGGAGTTACGCAAAGTTCTGGGCGACCCCGGGCTGGCTATCAGCACCACAGCAGTTCGTGTGCCATCCCTGCGCTCTCATGCAGAGAGTCTGAGCCTCCACTTCAAACAGCACATCCAGTCACTGGACCAGGTTCGCGATTTGTTGCACGCCGCACCGGGGGTTGAGGTTGTGGATGACCCGAAGAAGGGGGCTTATCAGATGCCGATGACATCGACCTATAAACATGCGGTGGAGGTTGGGCGGATTCGCTACAACCTGATCTACGGCGAACACGGGCTGGATCTATTCATCAGCGGTGATCAGTTGTTACGTGGCGCAGCGCTGAATGCGTTCGAGATCATGCAGCTGGTCAGCGATTAG